GTACACCCGTCGTATGTTTGGGTGTGTGGCAGCTCTCACATTCAATCTGACTAAACAATTCCCGTCCTCGTATTACCTGCGAATCAGAATAATTTCTTTGCGCAGGCACCGCCAAAGATTGGAAGTAAAAAGCAAATAACGATATAGTTTCATCATCAACATCAAGTGTGGCTTGCGTTCCGTCTATGCAGTTCGTTTGCCCTTCACAATGTTCATCGGGAAAATAAAAACTAGTCAATCCCATATCGTTGTGGGCAGCACCTGCGGCTTGCTGTGCGGCTGTCGGTTGCTCCGCTTTCCACCCAAAACGCCCCAATTTAAAGGTTTGCTCCAAAATATCCCATACCATGTTGGGTTTTCCAGTGATGCCATCTCCATTAGTGTCGGTTTCATCGGCGAGTGCCATAATACTTGATGACGGTATTGCCTCCAAAAGCCCCAAACCATGTACAGGAGGCGCATTTCTCGGTGATATAAGTACATTTCCGGATAAAGGCAAATAGGTATCTGTGATGGTATAAGCAGGTTTGTGCAAAGTAACTTGCTGCCCATCAAGAAAACTGACAATCTGTGTAATTTCCGACTTAGATACCTTGCCTTCCGGTGCTGTGCCGAAAATAGCTTTATTTTGCAGTTGTCCGCCAAACTCCGGAACAGCAATAATTCCGCCATTAGCATTTTGTCCGGTCAAGCTAATACGCAGTAAGAGTCCGCTATTCGGGTCGTTATCCATTTGCGGAATCATACCGCGCCCATTGCGAACATGGCAGGATTCACAGGAATTTTGATTAAAAAGAGGACCCAGCCCTCCAAACTGAACAGCAGGCGCACTTACAAACTGCTGACCAAATATCCCATCAGCCAAGAAATGACGCTCCACTCCGAACGCATCTAAATTAGGCAAAGGAAACGTAAAAGCATCAGGACCCGTACTGAAAACCGTACAATCTCCTCCTGCCATAACCGACTCGGGAATCATAGTTTTTTCGTCTTCTTTACGACAACCCAAACCAAACAGTAGCAGTGCAATAAAGCAACTTTTAAGTAATTTATCCATAAAAAAAAACAGTTTAAAGATTAGAGATAATCGGCAAAACCTTTTCTTCCAATGTTTTCTGTAAATTTCTTACGGCAGTTTGAGCCGCTTGTACAGAAGTGGGATTATTGAACACGGCATCTGAAAATGTACCCGGAATATTCTCTATGGCTGCAATTGCCACATTTATTTGCTGTAAAACCTCTGTATTCACCGAACTGTTTTTTTCGCCAACAATAGTGGAGAGCGATTTTCCGTTGCCGAAGGTACTGAATTTACCGGTATAAATATTTTGTATGCTGCGCATATTATCGGTAAAATCGGCTTTGGAATTAGCACTAAAACGTGATTCTTCCAAAGACAAATCCTGCTGGCTGAAAGGATCATTTATTTTTCCATTGGCAACCTCATCGGAAATAATGATTAAAGCATTAGTGATTTCTTCAAGAGCAGATTTTTGGCTGATATACACTTGGCTGCCGTTGCCGGCATCTAAAATGTTCTTTATAAAATTTTCGCCATCGGGTTTCCATAAATAGTATAATTCCTGCGCATCTATACTCAATACTTCTGCCGCCGCCACAAGGTATTCAAATTCGCGCGATGTAAAATCAGCAATTTGTTTATTACTGCTTTCACTCCACAGCAAAAATTCAATCGTATGAAATCCCTTTAATGTTCCTTCTTGTTGGTCCAGAAACTCTGCTGTGAGCGCATTGTTGCTCAATAAAACATTATTCAAATCTGTAACATTTACAGGCCAGGAGTCTAAAGAAGGGTCCAAACCCTCCTGCTCCACCGGACCAAACAAAAAGCCCTCCGACTGCTCCCAAGGCAGACGAGTTTCTACCCAAGCTGCTTTAGCCCCTTCAAGATTAGCCGAGGTGGGGTTGTTTTTGAGGGTTTGAGCGGCGATATACAAATTCTGCGCTTTTGCTGCTAAGTCCTCGTATGTTTGGAGGATTACGTTTTCTCCAATATTGGAGAGAATATCCTTATAATCAGCCGTAGGCGTAATCGTTTCATCTTTTTTACAAGATGTAACCAATAAGGCTACTACTAAAAAAGCACAGATTAAATTAAATTTTTTCATTTTTTATTTATTCAAGTGATGATGATAAAATTAAAAATCAAATCCAAAACCCAGCGTATAGGTATTCTCTTTCTCTCCAGAACCTAATAAACGCCACGCATAGTGTGTTTTAAAAACAATATTGGGGTGAGGGTAGTAATTGAGTCCGGCTGTATAAACGGTTCGCTCGTATCTCGGATTATCAAAAACAACACCTTCGGTACTCAACATAGCATCGTACCATTCGGCACGCCCGAAAGCATATAATTGCGGTGCTTGCTGTTGTTGGGGCATTAGTAGGTGCAGCAAATCATAGGCGGCTTCTATATATGCACCGCCGGCGGTTTTGGCAATGGGGGTGCGTTTTACA
The window above is part of the Sphingobacteriales bacterium genome. Proteins encoded here:
- a CDS encoding thiol oxidoreductase; this encodes MDKLLKSCFIALLLFGLGCRKEDEKTMIPESVMAGGDCTVFSTGPDAFTFPLPNLDAFGVERHFLADGIFGQQFVSAPAVQFGGLGPLFNQNSCESCHVRNGRGMIPQMDNDPNSGLLLRISLTGQNANGGIIAVPEFGGQLQNKAIFGTAPEGKVSKSEITQIVSFLDGQQVTLHKPAYTITDTYLPLSGNVLISPRNAPPVHGLGLLEAIPSSSIMALADETDTNGDGITGKPNMVWDILEQTFKLGRFGWKAEQPTAAQQAAGAAHNDMGLTSFYFPDEHCEGQTNCIDGTQATLDVDDETISLFAFYFQSLAVPAQRNYSDSQVIRGRELFSQIECESCHTPKHTTGVHEIAALSNQTIYPYTDLLLHDMGEGLADNRPTFLADGQEWRTPPLWGIGLTHVINPNATFLHDGRAKTMEEAILWHGGEAESSQKKYKNLSKTDRDNLIKFLNAL
- a CDS encoding imelysin encodes the protein MKKFNLICAFLVVALLVTSCKKDETITPTADYKDILSNIGENVILQTYEDLAAKAQNLYIAAQTLKNNPTSANLEGAKAAWVETRLPWEQSEGFLFGPVEQEGLDPSLDSWPVNVTDLNNVLLSNNALTAEFLDQQEGTLKGFHTIEFLLWSESSNKQIADFTSREFEYLVAAAEVLSIDAQELYYLWKPDGENFIKNILDAGNGSQVYISQKSALEEITNALIIISDEVANGKINDPFSQQDLSLEESRFSANSKADFTDNMRSIQNIYTGKFSTFGNGKSLSTIVGEKNSSVNTEVLQQINVAIAAIENIPGTFSDAVFNNPTSVQAAQTAVRNLQKTLEEKVLPIISNL